The following are from one region of the Numenius arquata chromosome 23, bNumArq3.hap1.1, whole genome shotgun sequence genome:
- the LOC141474954 gene encoding feather keratin Cos1-1/Cos1-3/Cos2-1-like yields the protein MHKPWEGSIKASLTSCSLNHFCHLLLLGNQVHLWPRDMSCCQPCCLPCQPCCPTPLANSCNEPCVRQCQNSTVVIEPPAVVVTLPGPILSSFPQNTIVGSSTSAAVGSILSCNGVPINSGCCDLSCITSYYCGNRCQPC from the exons ATGCACAA GCCATGGGAGGGCAGTATAAAAGCCAGCCTGACTTCTTGCTCTCTCAACCACTTCTGTCACCTCCTTCTCCTTGGGAACCAG gtgcatcTCTGGCCCAGAGACATGTCCTG ctgccagccctgctgcctgccctgccagccctgctgcccgaccccgctggccaacagctgcaatgagccctgtgtcaggcagtgccagaactccactgtcgtcattgagcctcctgctgtggtggtgaccctgcccggacccatcctcagctccttcccacagaacACCAttgtgggatcctccacctccgctgctgttggcagcatcctcagctgtaacGGAGTCCCCATCAACTCTGGTTGTTGTGACCTCTCCTGCATTACCAGCTATTACTGTGGCAACAGATGCCAACCCTGCTAA